In a single window of the Rhopalosiphum padi isolate XX-2018 chromosome 1, ASM2088224v1, whole genome shotgun sequence genome:
- the LOC132920139 gene encoding protogenin B-like: MATATTSAVIVLLLLLHMITVGSVVRADMAVDIGPDSTWITEPPEDGVAIRSKPYTLQCHSTLPNATYLWMYNNRTLDLVNDSRRQILPNGSLFFKTVANRKGGDAGSYRCIVQTPTGAVSSKTVTLLTAVIHDFDVQPSNVTVSSEASRSVIRFNCHVNSVPLATIMWQKNGVVLSSNNNKFVTKVPGVLYIKQVNENDAGEYRCVGKNHLLNKTKYSDVGHLVVNKINIGGSSGSQSGIQKLAFISPNVLNLNVKYVTEGDNVTFECVATGVPAPQLNWSFINSTGYRHNTLLNDEGTSVNILSLTRVSSKDSGTYTCHALQSVTGWPDLPHAQYFRLEVMTPPNIIIPPETQTMPIANTIRFRCLAEGNPTPNITWYHNGQRLKLNGRIKAKSKQLLLVSNTVSSDSGFYQCFASNQYGTVWAGAMLNISSSPFEPSPPINISCRTLSSTQIQVSWRKSPTDIPDDPPILVRDDSTQLGSSHSGVLSSSSATVSTDIANKVSRAYSIHYMPTDGGEETQQVSVNHSIIVEKLKPYKNYTFYVRVYNGRSGSDQSEKVTCKTQDGAPQTVPELIVTPLSPISLHVEWAAINVNLANGAVTQYQVMWKRLHSSSNYIQLLHNDARQYTITGLKPGEQYEVQVLGATQNGLPNIDFSWHLIELPGINPILPVPILRFSIDRSIIKLSWFVIDQSIKFDSYKLMYRITSQTNQTVMLLHTLRPDTNHHIIHYTSDLDVYEVLLNCVSESGEGESVYRIIAVKSDTLSPPSQIEAVATSLQTLNLSWVPPDFDDPSSLLFIISYNPVSNFSQNSTTVFTDSGIFSFELSGLKPYSLYEIKIAVQDKNNRKSEFSQKIQIRTLQGVPGIVEQIELQWINTSTVRITWVEPMKSNGVIMGYYVSYTSELHIPPTSWQQLNVSRHKNSLDLYGLSNNTQYFFMVRAATDAGFGPQSGIYSIIPLTTQIYPPVNSKYPANPPALYMEDQQLLGIVIGCVIGVCCILICTTSIVLKRQCVKAERVRDPQHNSMGTDVAFCAQHLRPFTIDRDHHEESVPLNDVNYITRHIDGRSRYSNNMSGMALPLLDQSNPGDHDITNVHIIENPQCTVDVDGYDVDSLLSESAEGGAGTEESGCSDQLAKSHKGGGDSSVVDDGFHEHVVS; this comes from the exons taCGAGCAGACATGGCGGTCGACATTGGACCAGACTCAACGTGGATCACAGAGCCACCAGAGGACGGTGTTGCGATCCGCAGTAAGCCTTATACGTTACAATGTCATTCCACACTGCCGAATGCCACGTATCTATGGATGTACAACAATCGCACTTTGGATCTAGTCAACGACTCGCGCCGTCAGATTCTTCCCAACGGCTCTCTGTTTTTCAAAACC gtggCGAACAGAAAAGGGGGCGACGCGGGATCCTATAGATGTATAGTACAAACGCCCACCGGTGCAGTTTCCTCAAAAACAGTTACATTGCTCACGGCag taattcatGATTTTGATGTACAACCATCCAATGTAACAGTTAGTTCAGAAGCTAGTCGTTCTGTTATTCGATTTAACTGTCATGTGAATTCCGTTCCTTTAGCAACTATTATGTGGCAGAAAAATGGAGTTGTCTTGTCcagtaacaataataa gtTTGTAACCAAAGTTCCTGgtgtactatatattaaacaagTTAATGAGAATGATGCTGGAgagtatag ATGTGTgggaaaaaatcatttattgaaTAAGACAAAATACAGTGATGTTGGTCATTTAGTCGTCAACAAGATAAATATTGGAGGATCTTCTGGATCACAATCGGGTATCCAAAAATTAGCATTCATTTCGCCAAATGTTTTAAACTTGAATGTTAAGTATGTGACTGAAGGTGACAATGTGACATTTGAATGTGTGGCTACTGGTGTTCCTGCTCCTCAGCTCAACTGGTCATTTATAAACTCTACag GATACCGACACAATACTTTACTTAATGATGAAGGAACTTCTGTCAACATATTAAGTTTAACGAGAGTAAGTTCTAAGGATTCAGGAACATATACATGCCATGCATTACAATCTGTGACAGGATGGCCAGATTTGCCACATGctcaa tattttcgATTAGAAGTGATGACACCTCCTAACATTATTATTCCACCAGAAACACAAACTATGCCTATAGCAAATACTATTCGCTTTAGGTGTTTGGCTGAAGGTAATCCTACTCCTAATATAACATGGTATCACAATGGTCAACGTTTAAAGTTAAATG GTCGTATAAAGGCCAAGAGCAAACAACTTTTATTAGTTAGTAATACAGTATCAAGTGACTCTGGATTCTATCAATGTTTTGCCTCTAATCAATATGGGACTGTATGGGCAGGAGCAATGCTCAATATTAGTTCATCTCCATTTGAACCTTCGCCACCTATTAATATTAGCTGCCGTACATTATCTTCTACTCAAATTCAAGTATCTTGGCGAAAGTCTCCAACAGATATTCCTGATGATCCTCCTATCCTTGTTCGCGATGATTCTACGCAACTTGGTTCTTCTCATAGTGGTGTGCTATCATCATCATCTGCTACTGTGTCTACAGATATTGCAAATAAAGTATCCAGAGCATATTCAATACACTATATGCCTACAG atgGTGGAGAAGAAACACAACAAGTTAGTGTAAACCATtctattattgttgaaaaattgaAACCATATAAAAACTACACTTTTTACGTACGAGTCTATAATGGTAGATCTGGATCTGATCAATCTGAAAAAGTCACTTGTAAAACTCAAGACGGAG caCCACAAACAGTTCCAGAATTAATTGTTACTCCTCTTAGCCCAATTTCTTTACATGTAGAATGGGCTgcaattaatgtaaatttggCTAATGGAGCGGTTACTCAATATCAAGTAATGTGGAAGCGATTACATAGTTCATCTAATTACATTCAATTGTTACATAATGATGCCAGACAATATACAATAACAG gactCAAGCCAGGAGAACAATATGAAGTGCAAGTATTAGGTGCAACACAAAATGGTTTACCTAACATTGATTTTTCATGGCATTTAATTGAGTTGCCGGGTATTAATCCTATCTTGCCTGTACCTATTCTAAGGTTTAGCATTGACCGATCAATTATAAAG ctTTCTTGGTTTGTCATTGACCAATCAATTAAATTTGACTCATATAAACTCATGTATCGGATCACTAGCCAAACAAACCAGACAGTTATGTTACTGCATACACTCAGACCAGACACAAATcatcatataatacattatacta gtGATTTGGATGTTTATGAAGTTCTATTAAACTGTGTATCTGAAAGCGGCGAAGGTGAATCAGTATATAGAATTATAGCAGTTAAGTCTGATACATTGTCACCACCATCTCAGATCGAAGCTGTTGCTACATCACTCCAGACATTGAATTTGTCATGGGTTCCTCCAGATTTTGATGATCCATCTTCtttgctatttattatttcttataaccCAGTATCTAATTTTTCTCAAAATTCTACTACAGTTTTCACTGATAG tggTATATTTTCATTTGAACTATCAGGACTTAAACCTTATagtttgtatgaaataaaaattgcagTTCAAGATAAAAATAACAGGAAAAGTGAATTCAGTCAAAAGATACAGATACGCACGCTTCAAGGAG ttcCTGGCATAGTTGAACAAATAGAATTACAATGGATAAATACTAGTACTGTTCGCATAACTTGGGTAGAGCCAATGAAGTCAAATGGTGTGATTATGGGTTACTATGTTTCATATACATCCGAACTTCACATACCACCTACATCCTGGCAACAATTAAATGTCTCTCGACATAAAAATTCATTagat TTGTATGGCTTAAGCAATAACACACAATACTTCTTTATGGTACGTGCTGCTACTGATGCTGGATTCGGTCCCCAAAGTGGTATATATTCCATTATACCATTAACTACACAGATTTACCCACCGGTTAATTCTAAATATCCTGCCAATCCACCAGCCTTATATATGGAAGATCAGCAGCTATTAGGTATAGTGATAGGTTGTGTGATTGGAGTTTGttgcatattaatatgtacaacaAGTATTGTGTTGAAACGTCAATGTGTGAAAGCTGAACGAGTAAGAGATCCCCAACATAATTCAATGGGTACTGACGTGGCGTTTTGTGCTCAACATCTACGGCCATTTACTATTGATCGTGATCATCACGAGGAAAGTGTTCCTTTGAacgatgtaaattatattactaggCATATTGATGGAAGAAGTCGATATTCAAATAACATGTCCGGCATGGCATTGCCACTTCTCGACCAAAGTAATCCAGGAGATCATGACATAACAAATGTCCACATCATTGAAAACCCTCAG tgcACTGTTGATGTTGATGGTTATGATGTGGACAGTCTATTAAGTGAATCAGCTGAAGGTGGTGCAGGTACTGAAGAATCTGGTTGCAGTGACCAACTAGCTAAGAGCCATAAAGGTGGTGGTGATTCCAGCGTGGTTGATGATGGATTTCATGAACATGTTGTGAGCTAA
- the LOC132918125 gene encoding myosin light chain alkali, with translation MELSKDDIERVNFVWGIYDSTNEGVDAFYLGDLLRALEMNPTLATIEKMGGTKKKGEKKLMVEEFYPIFAQVIKDKDQGVYEDFIECLKLYDKAEDGHMIGGELTHILLSLGEKLSDQELDEVVKDCMDPEDEDGMIPYVPFLAKVCGKPVPADDNPFNK, from the exons atg GAATTGTCCAAAGACGATATTGAAC GCGTGAACTTCGTCTGGGGTATCTACGACAGCACCAATGAAGGTGTCGACGCTTTCTACTTGGGCGATCTACTCCGTGCTTTGGAAATGAACCCAACGTTGGCCACCATCGAGAAGATGGGTGGAACTAAAAAGAAGG GCGAAAAGAAATTGATGGTAGAAGAATTCTACCCGATTTTCGCTCAGGTGATCAAGGACAAGGATCAAGGAGTGTACGAAGATTTTATTGAGTGCCTGAAATTGTACGACAAAGCCGAAGATGGTCACATGATCGGCGGTGAACTGACACACATCCTCCTCTCCTTAG GAGAGAAATTGTCCGACCAGGAATTAGATGAAGTCGTCAAGGACTGCATGGACCCAGAAGATGAAGACGGAATGATCCCTTATGTCC CGTTTCTGGCCAAAGTTTGCGGAAAGCCCGTACCGGCCGACGACAACCCATTCAACAAGTAA